Proteins encoded within one genomic window of Nitrospina gracilis 3/211:
- the atpF gene encoding F0F1 ATP synthase subunit B, whose translation MPQLEQVSVFSSLIFWSIVSFALLLFLLKKYAFPPILQMLEERQKKISGDIQNAEAMRAEAEKIKKEFEDQLQTAHDKANTIVQLAHDESRKLQEKTLNETQAKVRQMQKEAEHEIRVARDKLMGEIRQYVSVLTIASTEKILRRTMQDDDKKRLVDESIDEVVRNLEKN comes from the coding sequence ATGCCACAACTAGAGCAGGTATCGGTATTTTCTTCATTGATCTTCTGGTCGATCGTTTCGTTCGCCCTTCTTCTGTTTCTGTTGAAGAAGTACGCGTTCCCTCCCATCCTGCAGATGCTGGAGGAGCGGCAGAAGAAAATTTCCGGAGACATCCAAAACGCCGAAGCCATGCGGGCTGAAGCGGAAAAAATCAAGAAGGAGTTTGAGGACCAGCTCCAGACCGCGCACGACAAGGCGAACACCATTGTCCAGTTGGCGCACGACGAGTCCCGCAAACTGCAGGAAAAAACCCTAAACGAAACCCAGGCTAAAGTTCGGCAGATGCAGAAGGAAGCCGAGCACGAAATCCGGGTGGCGCGCGACAAACTGATGGGCGAGATCCGGCAGTATGTTTCCGTTTTGACCATCGCCTCCACCGAAAAAATCCTGCGCCGCACCATGCAGGACGACGACAAGAAGCGGCTGGTGGACGAGTCCATTGACGAAGTGGTCCGCAACCTGGAAAAGAACTAG
- the atpE gene encoding ATP synthase F0 subunit C, with product MEAAAAAYLGMGLCAAGFFGAAIGIANIFATTIETVGRQPNAEGRVAKYCWIGFALVEAVALYALVLAFILMGKA from the coding sequence ATGGAAGCAGCTGCCGCAGCATATTTGGGAATGGGCTTGTGTGCCGCAGGGTTCTTCGGTGCGGCGATCGGTATCGCCAATATCTTCGCCACGACCATCGAGACCGTAGGCCGTCAGCCGAATGCCGAAGGCCGCGTGGCCAAGTATTGCTGGATCGGTTTCGCGCTGGTTGAAGCCGTTGCGCTGTACGCGTTGGTTCTTGCCTTTATTCTGATGGGCAAAGCGTAA
- a CDS encoding F0F1 ATP synthase subunit A: MVVIKGGLRLVPGKGQSVAEVSLEFVRGMVDEFIGEDGKKYFSFVATLFFFILVCNLIGLVPGSYTMTSQLVVTGAFALIIFFMTLVIGFAKHGGHFLSILVPPGVPKLMIPFMIPIEIISMLARPVSLSVRLFANMTAGHTVLAVLFALTLSAPAWVSWMPFGFTVVINVLEVAIAFIQAYIFTVLTCVYIGDVIKLH; encoded by the coding sequence ATGGTGGTGATCAAAGGCGGCCTCAGGCTGGTACCCGGCAAGGGGCAGAGCGTCGCCGAAGTTTCTCTCGAATTCGTTCGGGGCATGGTTGATGAATTCATTGGCGAGGACGGCAAGAAGTACTTCTCCTTTGTCGCCACCCTCTTTTTCTTCATTCTGGTATGCAACCTGATTGGCCTCGTGCCCGGTTCTTACACCATGACGAGCCAGTTGGTGGTCACCGGCGCATTCGCCCTCATCATCTTTTTCATGACCCTGGTCATCGGCTTTGCCAAACATGGCGGGCACTTTTTGAGTATCCTCGTGCCACCGGGTGTGCCCAAACTCATGATCCCGTTCATGATCCCGATTGAAATAATCAGCATGCTGGCCCGGCCGGTATCGCTTTCCGTGCGTCTCTTCGCCAATATGACCGCGGGCCACACGGTGCTGGCTGTATTGTTCGCATTGACGCTGTCAGCTCCGGCGTGGGTCAGCTGGATGCCGTTCGGGTTCACTGTCGTCATCAACGTATTGGAAGTCGCAATCGCATTTATTCAGGCTTATATATTCACCGTCCTGACATGTGTTTACATCGGGGACGTCATTAAATTGCATTAA
- a CDS encoding AtpZ/AtpI family protein has translation MKSGSSLRQGLSYAFRLGTELTVATLIGALMGYALDHFLETDPWFLAVGVLFGGAAGVLNVYRTAMNMEQDWGPDAPEGKNDNKTDLDDGPPDPNRDD, from the coding sequence ATGAAATCCGGGAGTTCCCTACGCCAGGGCCTGAGTTACGCGTTCAGACTGGGCACTGAGTTGACCGTCGCCACCCTCATCGGGGCTTTGATGGGGTACGCGCTGGACCATTTTCTGGAGACGGACCCTTGGTTTCTTGCGGTCGGCGTGTTGTTCGGCGGTGCCGCCGGGGTCCTCAATGTGTACCGGACGGCAATGAACATGGAGCAGGACTGGGGGCCGGACGCCCCGGAAGGCAAAAACGACAATAAAACGGATTTGGACGACGGTCCTCCGGATCCCAACCGCGACGATTAA